The following proteins are co-located in the Rippkaea orientalis PCC 8801 genome:
- the thiO gene encoding glycine oxidase ThiO, whose product MNASNDILIIGGGIIGLAIAVDLKLRGASVTVLDRNFPHRASQAAAGMLAPFAENLPPGPMLDLCLKSRWLYPEWVRKLQDLTGLDLGYNPCGILAPVYELPSEQFCHNTASQWLDKTAIRLYQPGLGDDVVGGWWHPEDGQVDNRQVMAALQQAAQQLGIQVKNGVTVQTIQQRQGKIASILTSEGEFEAKTYVLASGSWASQILPLPVRPIKGQMLAVTMPQQPGEPFPLQRVLFGPSTYLVPRRNGRLIIGATSEDVGWTPHNTPQGIVTLIQQATRLYPAIADWPIEEIWWGYRPGTPDELPILGQSSCENLILATGHYRNGILLAPVTASLIADLIINQTSDPLLDAFRGDRFYTQPSPTTVIMTAFNSIPTKSQNGTNGSPPYRELTPTNADELIIAGRRFRSRLMTGTGKYPTIASMQQSVAVSGCQIVTVAVRRVQTKAPGHEGLAEALDWSKIWMLPNTAGCQTAEEAIRVARLGREMAKLLGQEDNNFVKLEVIPDSKYLLPDPIGTLQAAEQLVKEGFAVLPYINADPLLAKRLEEVGCATVMPLGSPIGSGQGIRNTANIAIIIEEATVPVVVDAGIGTPSEAAQAMELGADAVLINSAIALAKDPVIMAKAMGMATEAGRLAYLAGRIPVKEYASASSPLTGNINSNQLAAIG is encoded by the coding sequence ATGAACGCAAGTAACGACATTCTCATCATCGGCGGCGGAATTATCGGACTAGCCATTGCCGTTGACCTTAAATTACGAGGTGCATCTGTCACTGTCCTTGACCGCAATTTTCCCCATAGGGCAAGTCAAGCAGCAGCCGGAATGTTAGCCCCCTTCGCAGAAAATCTTCCCCCTGGTCCGATGCTAGATCTCTGCTTGAAGTCCCGATGGCTATACCCGGAATGGGTTCGTAAACTGCAAGACCTCACAGGACTCGATTTAGGCTACAATCCCTGTGGTATCCTCGCCCCCGTTTATGAGTTACCCTCGGAACAATTTTGTCATAATACCGCTTCTCAATGGCTAGATAAAACGGCTATTCGTCTGTATCAACCCGGGTTAGGGGATGATGTGGTCGGAGGATGGTGGCATCCCGAAGATGGCCAAGTAGACAACCGCCAAGTAATGGCAGCCTTACAGCAAGCAGCCCAACAATTAGGTATTCAGGTAAAGAACGGTGTCACAGTTCAGACGATCCAACAGCGTCAGGGAAAAATAGCCAGTATTTTAACATCTGAAGGCGAATTTGAAGCGAAAACCTATGTTTTAGCGAGTGGATCTTGGGCAAGTCAGATTTTACCCTTACCCGTCCGTCCGATCAAAGGGCAAATGTTAGCCGTCACTATGCCACAGCAACCCGGAGAACCTTTCCCTCTGCAACGGGTGTTATTTGGTCCGAGTACCTATCTGGTCCCCCGACGCAATGGACGCTTAATTATTGGGGCAACCTCCGAAGACGTGGGATGGACTCCTCATAATACTCCCCAAGGGATCGTTACGTTAATCCAACAGGCAACTCGACTCTATCCGGCGATCGCAGACTGGCCGATTGAAGAAATTTGGTGGGGTTATCGTCCAGGGACACCAGATGAATTACCAATTTTAGGGCAAAGTTCCTGTGAAAATTTGATTTTAGCCACGGGACACTACCGTAACGGGATTTTACTCGCTCCTGTGACCGCTAGTTTAATCGCCGATTTAATTATTAATCAAACATCCGATCCGCTTTTAGATGCTTTTCGAGGCGATCGCTTCTATACCCAACCTAGTCCCACAACCGTAATTATGACCGCTTTTAATAGTATTCCGACAAAATCCCAGAACGGAACCAACGGATCACCCCCCTATCGAGAACTTACTCCGACTAACGCTGATGAATTAATCATTGCAGGTCGTCGCTTTCGATCGCGCTTGATGACGGGAACTGGGAAATATCCTACCATTGCCAGTATGCAGCAAAGTGTAGCCGTCAGTGGGTGTCAAATTGTGACCGTAGCCGTTCGACGAGTTCAAACGAAAGCCCCCGGCCATGAAGGGTTAGCCGAAGCCCTCGACTGGAGTAAAATTTGGATGTTGCCCAATACCGCCGGATGTCAAACGGCCGAGGAAGCCATACGAGTCGCTAGATTAGGGCGGGAAATGGCTAAATTATTGGGTCAAGAGGACAATAATTTCGTAAAATTAGAAGTTATCCCCGATTCTAAATATTTGTTACCTGACCCGATTGGCACGCTACAAGCTGCGGAACAATTGGTTAAGGAAGGGTTTGCCGTTTTGCCCTACATCAACGCTGATCCTCTGTTGGCTAAGCGTTTGGAAGAGGTGGGGTGTGCGACGGTGATGCCCTTGGGATCTCCCATCGGATCGGGTCAAGGTATCCGAAATACCGCTAATATTGCCATTATCATCGAAGAAGCGACGGTTCCGGTGGTGGTGGATGCGGGGATAGGAACCCCCAGTGAAGCTGCCCAGGCGATGGAATTGGGGGCGGATGCGGTGTTAATTAATAGTGCGATCGCTTTGGCTAAAGATCCTGTAATCATGGCTAAGGCCATGGGAATGGCAACAGAAGCGGGACGGTTAGCCTATCTCGCGGGACGGATACCCGTTAAAGAATATGCTAGTGCCAGTTCTCCCTTAACGGGCAATATTAACAGTAATCAGTTAGCCGCGATCGGTTAA
- the trxA gene encoding thioredoxin: MSETPQVTDAKFKEEVLESDIPVLVDFWAPWCGPCRMVAPVVDEIAEQYQGQVKVLKLNTDENPQTASQYGIRSIPTLMIFKEGQRVDMVVGAVPKTTLANTLEKYL; the protein is encoded by the coding sequence ATGTCAGAGACACCCCAAGTTACAGATGCTAAGTTTAAAGAAGAAGTTTTAGAGAGCGATATTCCCGTTCTGGTGGATTTTTGGGCTCCTTGGTGCGGTCCGTGTCGTATGGTGGCACCGGTGGTAGACGAAATTGCCGAACAATACCAAGGTCAAGTCAAAGTTCTCAAACTCAACACGGATGAAAACCCGCAAACCGCTAGTCAATATGGCATTCGTAGCATCCCTACCTTAATGATTTTTAAGGAAGGCCAAAGAGTGGATATGGTAGTTGGGGCTGTTCCTAAGACGACCCTGGCTAATACTTTGGAAAAATACCTATAA
- a CDS encoding glycosyltransferase family 39 protein — translation MNLSNLIKPKQFQDYFYLVILIIIILGIFFRFYNLDKKVYWHDEVYTSLHLTGYTLPEWQDPLFTGNIIGVDDLQYYLQSNPNKTLNDTLKVLAVDDPHHPPLYYILARYWRQFWGDSINIIRSFSAVCSLLVFPAIYWLAWELFGTSLVGIMSLGLIAISPFFILYAQEAREYSLWTVFVILSNSSLLRAIKLTQKNPNLQNNFYPFWGLYALLTTFSLYTSLVTIFVIIAQTTYTLLTEGLRFTKSVILQGLSVLASLIAFLPWILVFIDNYEQYKLITSWTKEIKLPFFELFKNWGLNLSRIFFDINWNLDNLLIYLVVFLSLVLVIYSLYFLCQNTTKQAWGLIFALIVTPFIFLFIPDLLWGGVRSLSPRYLIPSIIAIYLAVAYLLVNQLTQKNSNKIRIWSIITAIIFSSGVISSAISSQADTWWTKVISSGFPQVSRIINSSDNPLLISNDKSYHPGNIMSLSYLLKSEVKLQLLSEEKGYKIPNNFSNIFLLSPSDEFRKNLENQSSVKLKKVFSDSHLQLWKI, via the coding sequence GTGAATTTATCTAATCTGATTAAACCTAAACAATTTCAAGACTATTTCTATTTAGTGATTCTTATCATTATTATTCTTGGGATATTTTTTAGATTTTATAACCTCGATAAAAAAGTCTATTGGCACGATGAAGTCTATACCAGTTTACACCTAACAGGATATACTTTGCCTGAGTGGCAAGATCCCTTATTTACAGGTAATATTATCGGAGTAGATGACCTACAATATTATCTTCAAAGTAATCCAAATAAAACCTTAAATGATACCTTAAAAGTCTTAGCAGTTGATGATCCCCATCATCCTCCATTATATTACATTTTAGCACGATATTGGCGACAATTTTGGGGTGATTCGATTAATATTATCAGAAGTTTTTCTGCTGTTTGCAGTTTGCTAGTATTTCCTGCTATTTATTGGCTTGCCTGGGAATTATTCGGTACATCCTTAGTTGGTATTATGTCCCTAGGATTAATTGCTATTTCTCCCTTTTTTATTCTCTATGCTCAAGAAGCAAGGGAATATAGTCTATGGACAGTGTTTGTTATTTTGTCCAATTCATCGCTATTAAGAGCCATTAAACTAACTCAAAAAAATCCTAATTTACAGAACAATTTTTATCCTTTTTGGGGATTATATGCCTTATTAACAACCTTTAGTTTATATACCTCATTAGTAACAATTTTTGTGATTATTGCTCAAACAACCTATACACTTTTAACAGAAGGATTGCGCTTCACTAAAAGCGTTATTTTACAAGGATTAAGCGTTTTAGCTTCTCTTATTGCTTTTCTTCCTTGGATTTTAGTCTTTATTGACAACTATGAACAATATAAATTAATTACCAGTTGGACAAAAGAAATTAAACTACCTTTTTTTGAATTATTCAAAAATTGGGGATTAAACCTAAGTCGTATTTTTTTTGATATCAATTGGAACCTAGATAATTTATTAATCTATTTAGTCGTTTTTCTGAGTTTAGTATTAGTCATTTATTCCCTTTATTTCTTGTGTCAAAATACAACTAAACAAGCTTGGGGATTAATTTTTGCTCTGATAGTAACTCCATTTATTTTCTTATTCATTCCTGATTTACTTTGGGGAGGAGTTCGTTCTCTTTCTCCTAGATATTTAATCCCTTCTATTATTGCCATTTACTTAGCCGTAGCTTATTTATTAGTCAATCAATTGACGCAAAAAAATTCTAATAAAATCAGAATTTGGTCAATTATAACTGCAATCATTTTCTCCAGTGGGGTTATTTCTTCTGCGATTAGTAGCCAAGCAGATACTTGGTGGACAAAAGTTATTAGTTCTGGTTTTCCTCAAGTTTCTCGCATTATTAATTCAAGTGATAATCCCTTATTAATTAGTAATGATAAAAGTTATCACCCTGGAAATATTATGTCCTTGAGTTATCTCCTTAAATCAGAGGTTAAACTTCAGCTATTATCTGAAGAAAAAGGCTATAAAATACCTAATAATTTTAGCAATATTTTTTTATTAAGTCCCTCGGATGAATTTAGAAAAAATTTAGAAAATCAATCATCTGTGAAACTCAAGAAAGTTTTTTCAGATAGTCATCTTCAATTGTGGAAAATTTAG
- a CDS encoding response regulator, producing MAEEGEANKIILLVEDSKADIRLVQEVLKTSTVPHELVIIRNGMDAMDYLRQQGEYAGAPRPNLVILDLNLPRKDGREVLAEIKSDPNLKRIPVVVLSTSSNEEDVFQSYELYVNCYITKSRNVKDLFKLVKGIESFWLETVTLPSQ from the coding sequence ATGGCAGAAGAGGGCGAAGCCAATAAAATTATCTTATTAGTCGAAGATAGTAAGGCTGACATTCGTTTAGTCCAAGAAGTGCTTAAAACTAGCACCGTTCCTCACGAATTGGTGATTATTCGCAATGGCATGGATGCAATGGACTATTTACGTCAACAAGGGGAGTACGCGGGGGCTCCCCGGCCTAATTTAGTGATATTAGACCTGAATTTACCCCGCAAAGATGGACGAGAAGTACTCGCCGAAATTAAAAGCGATCCCAACTTAAAGCGTATTCCCGTGGTGGTCTTAAGTACCTCTAGCAATGAAGAGGATGTTTTTCAAAGTTACGAACTGTATGTTAATTGTTATATTACTAAATCGCGCAACGTCAAAGATCTGTTTAAATTAGTCAAAGGAATTGAATCGTTTTGGTTAGAAACCGTTACCTTACCGTCTCAGTAG
- a CDS encoding glutathione S-transferase family protein — protein sequence MLKLYGGQRSRASIVQWYLEELGVPYEFVLLDMQAGEHRQPEFLALNPIGKVPTIVDGNFKLWESGAILLYLAEKHGQLPNSLEEKSLFSQWVFFANSTLSTGLFVESAREREGDKILTALNKIFATKPYLIGDIFTVADVAVGAILCYVPLMLQLDLTPYPAVLDYIKRMNERPAFQKTIGQRSA from the coding sequence ATGCTGAAATTATACGGCGGACAACGCAGTCGGGCTTCAATTGTTCAATGGTATTTAGAAGAGTTGGGCGTTCCCTACGAATTTGTATTATTAGATATGCAAGCCGGAGAACACCGTCAACCCGAATTTTTAGCCTTAAACCCGATAGGAAAGGTTCCTACTATTGTCGATGGAAACTTTAAATTGTGGGAGTCTGGGGCGATCCTTTTATACTTAGCAGAAAAACACGGTCAATTGCCTAATTCGTTGGAAGAAAAAAGTCTTTTTAGTCAATGGGTATTCTTTGCTAATTCGACGTTATCAACTGGGTTATTTGTTGAGTCAGCCAGGGAACGGGAAGGCGATAAAATTCTAACAGCCTTAAATAAAATTTTTGCCACAAAACCCTATTTAATAGGAGATATATTTACTGTTGCTGATGTAGCGGTAGGGGCTATTTTATGCTATGTTCCCCTCATGTTACAATTAGATTTAACTCCTTATCCTGCGGTTTTAGACTATATTAAACGCATGAATGAACGCCCCGCTTTTCAAAAAACTATCGGTCAGCGATCGGCATAA
- the pcrA gene encoding DNA helicase PcrA, with protein MTVNNDFLAQLNTSQRRAVEHFCGPLLVVAGAGSGKTRALTYRIAHLISYHQVEPESILAVTFTNKAAREMKERIEKLFAQEMAFKKHGIRFDLLNEYEQKQLLSKVYKSTTKKLWIGTFHSLCTRILRYDINKYQDERGRQWQRNFSIFDESDAQSLVKNIVTKQLNLDDKKFDPRSVRYQISNAKNLGLSPDQYLQKNPSYKSRVIAEVYNEYQSQLAANNALDFDDLILIPVRLFQQNESILGYWHSQFKHILVDEYQDTNQIQYELIRLLATNGETKKSEWNWQNRSIFVVGDADQSIYSFRMADFTILLNFQSDFGDGLPDDDTRTMVKLEENYRSRENILEAANHLIENNSQRIDKILKPTRGSGDFIYCYKADDEQIEAQLVIEHIQKLVRENPELNWGSFAILYRINAQSRPFEDRLIMNSIPYNIVGGFKFYDRQEIKDAIAYLRLIANPSDTVSLLRIINTPRRSIGKTSIESLLKAAQELEIPLWEIISDETSVNTLAGRAAKSVNKFAQMIKSFQEQLDSLSGAEILNQVMEASGYVDDLKQKGTEEADNRLANIFELYNAVLQFQEDSEDQSLQGFLSNASLASDLDDLKEGQEKVSLMTLHSAKGLEFPVVFLVGLEEGLLPHARSVSDPLSLEEERRLCYVGVTRAQEQLFLTYARERFVWGSKEAKMPSRFLQELPSDLIKSNVPPKVVKSRPSLTTSSPKILKQSNETWSVGDQVIHQVFGEGEITRILGSGKKSSLAIKFPGLGQKIIDPTIAPLKRNE; from the coding sequence ATGACAGTTAATAATGATTTTCTGGCTCAACTCAACACTTCACAACGTCGCGCGGTTGAACACTTTTGTGGTCCTTTATTGGTGGTAGCGGGTGCGGGGTCGGGGAAAACTCGTGCCCTAACCTACCGAATTGCCCATCTGATTAGTTATCATCAAGTTGAACCCGAATCGATTTTAGCCGTTACCTTTACCAATAAAGCGGCTAGAGAAATGAAAGAAAGAATTGAGAAACTTTTTGCTCAAGAAATGGCTTTCAAAAAGCATGGTATCAGATTTGATCTCCTCAATGAATATGAACAAAAACAACTTTTGTCGAAAGTTTATAAAAGTACGACTAAAAAGCTTTGGATTGGAACTTTTCACAGTTTATGTACTCGAATATTGCGCTATGATATTAATAAATATCAAGACGAGCGGGGACGACAATGGCAACGAAATTTTTCAATTTTTGATGAATCTGATGCCCAAAGTTTAGTTAAGAATATTGTCACCAAACAATTAAACTTAGACGATAAAAAATTTGACCCCCGTTCCGTGCGGTATCAAATTAGTAATGCTAAAAATTTAGGGCTTTCTCCCGATCAGTATTTACAAAAAAATCCTTCCTATAAAAGTCGAGTGATTGCTGAAGTTTACAACGAATATCAGTCCCAATTAGCGGCTAATAATGCCTTAGATTTTGATGACTTAATCCTCATCCCCGTTAGACTATTTCAACAAAATGAATCAATTCTTGGCTATTGGCATAGTCAATTTAAACATATTTTAGTAGATGAGTATCAAGATACCAATCAAATTCAATACGAATTAATCCGCTTACTGGCTACCAATGGAGAAACGAAAAAAAGCGAATGGAATTGGCAAAATCGCTCTATTTTTGTCGTAGGAGATGCGGATCAATCCATTTATAGTTTTCGCATGGCAGACTTTACCATTTTGCTCAATTTTCAATCAGACTTTGGGGATGGTTTGCCTGATGATGACACGCGAACTATGGTTAAACTAGAGGAAAATTATCGGTCACGGGAAAATATTTTAGAAGCCGCTAATCATTTAATTGAAAATAACAGTCAGCGTATTGATAAGATCCTGAAACCGACACGGGGATCAGGAGATTTTATTTACTGTTACAAAGCGGATGATGAACAAATTGAAGCCCAATTGGTGATTGAACATATCCAAAAATTAGTCAGGGAAAACCCCGAATTAAATTGGGGAAGTTTTGCCATTCTTTATCGAATCAATGCCCAATCTCGACCCTTTGAAGATCGGTTAATCATGAATAGTATTCCCTACAATATTGTAGGTGGATTTAAGTTTTATGATCGTCAAGAAATCAAAGACGCGATCGCCTATTTACGGCTAATTGCTAACCCATCCGACACAGTAAGCTTACTGAGAATCATTAATACTCCCCGTCGTTCCATTGGCAAAACCTCAATAGAATCTTTATTAAAAGCAGCCCAAGAGTTAGAGATTCCCCTCTGGGAAATTATCTCCGATGAAACCTCCGTTAATACCTTAGCAGGACGGGCAGCTAAATCCGTCAATAAATTTGCCCAAATGATTAAATCTTTTCAAGAACAATTAGATAGTTTATCAGGAGCAGAAATTCTTAACCAAGTGATGGAAGCGTCGGGATATGTTGATGATTTAAAACAAAAAGGAACCGAAGAAGCGGATAATCGTTTAGCAAATATTTTCGAGTTATACAATGCGGTGTTACAATTCCAAGAAGATAGCGAAGATCAAAGCTTACAAGGCTTTTTATCTAATGCGTCCCTCGCGTCTGATCTCGATGATTTAAAAGAAGGACAAGAGAAAGTTTCTTTAATGACCCTTCATTCCGCTAAAGGGTTAGAATTTCCCGTTGTTTTTCTTGTGGGTTTAGAAGAAGGCTTATTACCCCATGCCCGCAGCGTTAGCGATCCTTTATCCTTAGAAGAAGAACGGCGGTTATGTTATGTTGGGGTCACTCGTGCTCAAGAACAATTATTTTTGACCTACGCGAGAGAACGGTTTGTTTGGGGGTCAAAAGAAGCGAAAATGCCCTCACGATTTTTACAAGAATTGCCCTCAGATTTAATTAAGAGTAATGTTCCTCCTAAAGTCGTTAAATCTCGCCCATCCTTAACAACCTCTTCCCCTAAAATCTTGAAGCAATCTAATGAAACGTGGTCTGTCGGAGATCAGGTGATTCATCAGGTGTTTGGAGAGGGGGAAATTACCCGTATTTTAGGATCAGGTAAAAAATCGAGTTTAGCGATTAAATTTCCAGGGTTAGGACAAAAAATTATCGATCCGACCATAGCCCCCCTCAAACGCAACGAGTAA
- the murG gene encoding undecaprenyldiphospho-muramoylpentapeptide beta-N-acetylglucosaminyltransferase, giving the protein MARLLIAASGTGGHLFPALALAEHLPDYQIEWLGVPDRLEQTLVGDRYPLHSIAVEGFQTRSVLKNLQILFKLIRGIFEVRHLIKTHHIDVVFTTGGYIAAPAILGARLAGIRAILHESNFIPGKVTRLLSRFCDRVALGFAGTAQYLPKAKTVWVSTPVRSPFYTPQPLDLPIPENVPLIAVIGGSQGAIAVNQLVRQCVPSWLAAGAYIVHLTGKNDPEAETFKHPHYFALPFYDNMAGLLQRANLAVSRAGAGTLTELAITGTPSILIPYPFAAEDHQAYNAQVFADAQAALLYRQAELTPEILENAVLNCLKHPETLESMAKQAQRLAVLDSAQQLATLVNGFVQVT; this is encoded by the coding sequence ATGGCACGTTTACTCATTGCAGCAAGTGGAACCGGAGGACATTTATTTCCGGCCTTAGCCCTCGCCGAACATCTACCGGACTACCAGATCGAATGGTTAGGCGTGCCTGATCGTCTCGAACAAACCCTAGTCGGCGATCGCTATCCTCTCCATAGTATCGCTGTTGAAGGCTTTCAAACCCGATCAGTGCTCAAAAACCTCCAGATTCTCTTCAAATTAATCAGAGGGATCTTTGAAGTCAGACACCTGATTAAAACCCATCATATCGATGTTGTCTTCACCACAGGCGGCTATATCGCTGCTCCGGCTATTTTAGGGGCGCGTTTGGCCGGTATTAGGGCAATTCTTCACGAATCAAACTTTATCCCGGGAAAAGTGACCCGTTTATTAAGTCGCTTTTGCGATAGAGTTGCCTTAGGATTTGCAGGGACAGCCCAATATTTACCGAAAGCCAAAACCGTTTGGGTGAGTACCCCCGTGCGATCGCCGTTTTACACTCCTCAACCCCTTGATTTACCGATTCCAGAAAATGTCCCCTTAATTGCGGTGATTGGGGGGTCTCAAGGGGCGATCGCGGTTAACCAATTAGTTCGTCAATGTGTCCCGTCTTGGTTGGCTGCGGGGGCTTATATCGTCCATCTAACGGGCAAAAATGATCCTGAGGCTGAAACTTTCAAACATCCTCACTATTTTGCTTTACCGTTTTATGACAATATGGCCGGACTGCTGCAACGGGCAAATTTAGCGGTTAGTCGTGCCGGGGCAGGAACTCTTACGGAATTAGCAATTACGGGAACTCCTTCTATTCTCATTCCCTATCCCTTTGCGGCGGAAGATCACCAAGCCTATAATGCTCAAGTATTTGCCGATGCACAAGCTGCTCTATTGTATCGTCAAGCTGAGTTAACCCCTGAGATTTTAGAAAATGCCGTGTTAAATTGTTTAAAACATCCCGAAACATTGGAATCCATGGCCAAGCAAGCGCAACGTTTAGCTGTGCTCGATAGTGCTCAACAATTAGCCACTTTAGTCAATGGTTTTGTTCAAGTGACTTAA
- a CDS encoding sensor histidine kinase: protein MIAIQGKTQDINLSKLDEAPIHLWGQIQPHGVLFVLEEPSLKIVQTSNNTQEIFGIAPEKILDQTLDDIFDPFQIEQIKNALFGENLDFVNPTKLWARVQGDEYVIFDGIFHRNASGYLILELEPAISQENIPFLSFYHLAKASINELQSNANLREFCQIIVKEVRQMTGFDRVMLYKFDEQQHGDVIAENKLENLEPYLGLRYPASDIPLPARRLFCSNSIRIIPDAKAKPVQLFPINNPLDENPVDLTLSILRSASGCHLEYLRNMGVGASLTISLIKDGELWGLIACHHQTPKYVPYEVRKACEFLGRVVFAEISAREETEDYDYRMKLTAIQSGLVDAMSLEETFVEGLVKDGGNLLNLTSAQGAAICIGDNCQLVGRTPKEEDIKYLVQWLKKNVNQEVFYTDSLPHLYADARNFKEVASGLLAVTISQRNYVLWFRPEVIQTVNWGGDPSHVYEAKTAEGTLQLSPRKSFELWKETVRLKSLPWKPVEIKAVLELKKAITNIILRQADELAQLAHDLELSNSELKKFAYVASHDLQEPLNQVSNYVQLLEMRYGESLDEDASEFINFAVEGVSLMQTLIDDVLAYSKVDMRDIEFELTESEIALERALANLRGRITQTEAIITHDPLPTVMADSTQLMQLFLNLIGNAIKFRSEKPPEIHIGAKRLEDAWLFSVKDNGMGIDPQYSERIFVIFQRLHTRDEYPGTGMGLAICKKILECHRGCIWVESELGQGATFYFTIPVGGRDRNGRRGRSQ from the coding sequence ATGATTGCGATACAAGGAAAAACTCAAGATATAAACCTCAGCAAATTGGATGAGGCTCCCATTCATCTATGGGGACAAATTCAGCCCCATGGAGTCCTATTTGTTTTAGAAGAACCGAGCTTAAAAATTGTTCAAACCAGCAACAATACTCAGGAAATTTTTGGCATTGCTCCCGAAAAGATTCTTGATCAAACCCTAGATGATATTTTCGATCCCTTTCAAATTGAACAGATCAAAAATGCTTTATTTGGCGAAAATCTTGATTTCGTTAACCCGACTAAACTCTGGGCACGAGTTCAAGGAGATGAATACGTTATTTTCGATGGAATTTTTCATCGCAATGCTAGTGGATATTTAATTCTAGAATTAGAACCCGCTATCTCTCAAGAAAATATTCCTTTTTTGAGCTTCTATCACTTAGCCAAAGCCTCAATTAACGAACTACAATCTAATGCTAATCTGAGAGAGTTTTGTCAAATTATTGTCAAAGAAGTCCGTCAAATGACAGGATTTGATCGGGTCATGCTGTATAAATTTGATGAGCAACAGCATGGAGATGTGATCGCCGAAAATAAATTAGAAAATCTTGAACCCTACTTAGGATTACGCTATCCCGCTTCAGATATTCCCTTACCTGCCAGACGGCTGTTTTGCTCTAATTCTATCCGCATTATTCCTGATGCTAAAGCCAAACCTGTCCAACTTTTTCCCATCAATAATCCCCTCGATGAAAACCCCGTAGATTTAACTCTATCTATCCTCAGAAGTGCCTCTGGTTGCCACCTCGAATATCTCCGTAATATGGGAGTAGGAGCGTCTTTAACGATTTCTTTGATCAAAGATGGAGAACTGTGGGGACTGATTGCTTGCCATCATCAAACTCCCAAATATGTGCCTTACGAAGTGCGAAAAGCGTGCGAATTTTTAGGACGAGTGGTGTTTGCTGAAATTTCAGCACGGGAAGAAACAGAAGACTACGACTATCGCATGAAACTAACCGCTATTCAATCAGGGTTAGTGGATGCCATGTCCTTAGAAGAAACTTTTGTTGAAGGATTAGTTAAAGACGGCGGCAATTTACTTAATTTAACCAGTGCTCAAGGGGCAGCCATTTGTATCGGGGATAACTGTCAATTAGTCGGACGAACCCCCAAAGAAGAAGACATCAAATATTTAGTTCAATGGTTGAAAAAAAACGTCAATCAAGAGGTCTTCTATACAGATTCCTTGCCTCATCTTTACGCGGATGCAAGGAACTTTAAGGAAGTTGCCAGTGGGTTATTGGCTGTTACCATTTCGCAACGCAATTATGTATTATGGTTCCGTCCTGAAGTGATTCAAACCGTTAATTGGGGGGGTGATCCTAGCCATGTTTATGAAGCGAAAACCGCCGAAGGAACCCTACAGTTATCTCCCCGAAAATCCTTTGAATTATGGAAGGAAACCGTCCGCTTAAAATCCCTGCCGTGGAAACCTGTAGAAATCAAAGCGGTCTTAGAATTGAAAAAGGCGATTACCAACATTATTCTACGACAAGCTGACGAATTAGCGCAATTAGCCCACGATTTAGAACTATCTAACTCGGAACTGAAAAAGTTCGCTTATGTCGCTTCCCACGACTTGCAAGAACCCCTCAATCAAGTGTCGAATTATGTCCAGTTATTAGAGATGCGTTATGGGGAGTCCCTCGACGAAGATGCCAGCGAATTTATCAATTTTGCCGTGGAGGGAGTCAGTTTAATGCAAACTCTCATTGACGATGTTCTTGCCTATTCTAAGGTAGATATGAGGGACATTGAATTTGAACTCACGGAGTCAGAAATCGCCTTAGAACGGGCGTTAGCAAATCTCCGGGGACGCATTACTCAAACCGAGGCAATCATTACCCATGATCCCTTACCGACAGTGATGGCCGATAGTACCCAATTAATGCAATTATTCCTCAATTTGATCGGCAATGCCATTAAATTCCGCAGTGAGAAACCCCCCGAAATTCACATCGGGGCTAAACGGTTAGAGGATGCGTGGTTATTCTCGGTGAAAGATAATGGTATGGGCATTGATCCCCAATATTCTGAGCGTATTTTCGTGATTTTCCAACGGTTACACACCCGTGATGAGTATCCAGGAACGGGAATGGGACTCGCCATTTGTAAAAAAATTCTGGAATGTCATCGGGGATGTATCTGGGTTGAGTCAGAATTAGGTCAGGGGGCGACGTTTTATTTCACCATCCCTGTAGGAGGACGCGATCGCAATGGCAGAAGAGGGCGAAGCCAATAA